One part of the Segnochrobactrum spirostomi genome encodes these proteins:
- a CDS encoding dienelactone hydrolase family protein — translation MCNLDGCGDHAKMPPLVVPETDRRAFLAGLATLPLAAVLSDRALAQAAAAKVETVTMTTMGNRKVTGAIAKPKQWPAPSVVLVHEWWGLNDQIKAVAAELADMGYVAICVDLFGKTTTDPAVAKEMISALDTEAAKDIMASWIYWARDLEESTDKVATLGWCFGGGWSLRASVIAPVNATIIYYGNVDLPASELQSLVGPVLGHFAEKDQSINKAMVDKFEAAMKEANKADDLTVYWYDADHAFANPTGARYDAADAKLAWSRTTDFLSTNLL, via the coding sequence ATGTGCAATCTCGACGGATGCGGCGATCACGCCAAGATGCCGCCGCTCGTCGTCCCCGAGACGGACCGGCGCGCCTTCCTCGCCGGCCTTGCGACCCTGCCGCTCGCGGCCGTGCTGTCCGATCGCGCCCTCGCCCAGGCCGCCGCGGCCAAGGTCGAGACGGTGACGATGACGACGATGGGCAACCGCAAGGTCACCGGCGCCATCGCCAAGCCGAAACAGTGGCCGGCGCCCTCGGTCGTGCTGGTTCACGAATGGTGGGGCCTCAACGACCAGATCAAGGCCGTGGCGGCCGAGCTCGCCGACATGGGCTATGTGGCGATCTGCGTCGACCTGTTCGGCAAGACGACGACCGATCCCGCCGTCGCCAAGGAGATGATCTCCGCCCTCGACACCGAGGCGGCGAAGGACATCATGGCGTCGTGGATCTATTGGGCGCGCGATCTTGAGGAATCGACCGACAAGGTCGCGACCCTCGGCTGGTGCTTCGGCGGCGGCTGGTCGCTGCGCGCCTCGGTGATCGCCCCGGTCAACGCCACGATCATCTATTACGGCAACGTCGACCTGCCGGCGTCCGAGCTGCAATCGCTCGTCGGCCCGGTGCTCGGCCACTTCGCCGAGAAGGACCAGAGCATCAACAAGGCGATGGTCGACAAGTTCGAGGCGGCGATGAAGGAGGCCAACAAGGCCGACGATCTCACCGTCTATTGGTACGACGCCGACCACGCCTTCGCGAACCCGACCGGCGCCCGCTACGACGCCGCCGACGCCAAGCTCGCCTGGAGCCGCACCACCGACTTCCTGTCGACGAACCTGCTCTGA